One Miscanthus floridulus cultivar M001 chromosome 11, ASM1932011v1, whole genome shotgun sequence DNA window includes the following coding sequences:
- the LOC136492064 gene encoding uncharacterized protein: protein MAGGPPPPPPPSYFHCFPPLPSTWAQIASRARPSDPAAAAATLLAVVALPGADAGLPGADAGGADAALPGADAGGAAARAAAGLNDDASRARAEFQGLGAGGTPFPAPPPLPFHAAPPPDSALAAALVTARAAAAEGQARLRAAAQAWERERDAGDVLARQIAEAEQLLVHPVYHDTTATSSASRPSPTVVLWPNSTDPLVAQLHYQAGGVQNIRSLVPVVLDPESPSYARWRDLVLLILRRYALDDHVLTDAPPAARTPSWLRLDSIVLSWILGTISLDLHDLVRSTPESTARRAWLALEGQFLGNAEARALRLDASFRTFVQGDLSVGEYCRKMKTMADSLGDLGWAVEDRILVLNVLRGLNERYSHLRTWITRQRPFPTFLQVRDDLVMEELTQGITPGYYSTMPFAGSVLRLDALRCGP, encoded by the exons atggccggtggcccaccacctcctccccctccctcctATTTCCACTGCTTCCCCCCTCTCCCTTCCACCTGGGCGCAAATCGCGAGCCGCGCGCGCCCCAGtgacccagccgccgccgccgctactcTTCTCGCCGTCGTGGCCCTTCCCGGCGCGGATGCGGGCCTCCCCGGCGCGGATGCGGGCGGCGCGGATGCGGCCCTCCCCGGCGCGGATGCGGGCGGCGCGGCTGCTCGCGCGGCTGCGGGCCTCAACGACGACGCCTCACGCGCGCGCGCGGAATTCCAGGGGCTAGGCGCGGGTGGCACTCCATTTCCCGCCCCGCCTCCTCTGCCGTTTCACGCAGCGCCTCCACCGGACTCCGCCCTCGCAGCGGCTCTCGTCACCGCCCGGGCCGCTGCCGCGGAGGGCCAGGCACGCCTGCGCGCGGCGGCCCAAGCCTGGGAGCGGGAGCGCGATGCGGGCGATGTTCTGGCCCGTCAGATCGCCGAGGCAGAGCAGCTCCTCGTCCATCCGGTGTACCACGACACCACTGCCACCTCGTCTGCTTCACGTCCGTCCCCTACAGTGGTTCTCTGGCCCAACTCGACTGATCCCCTCGTCGCGCAGCTGCACTACCAAGCCGGTGGTGTCCAGAACATCCGGAGCCTGGTTCCTGTCGTCCTCGACCCTGAGTCGCCCTCCTACGCCCGCTGGCGGGACCTGGTCCTTCTCATCCTCCGCCGCTACGCCCTAGACGACCACGTCCTCACCGACGCCCCGCCTGCGGCTCGAACCCCTTCATGGCTGCGTCTCGACAGCATCGTCCTCTCGTGGATCCTGGGGACCATCTCCCTCGACCTTCACGACCTCGTCCGCAGCACCCCTGAGAGCACCGCCCGCCGGGCCTGGCTGGCGCTCGAGGGCCAGTTCCTAGGCAACGCCGAAGCCCGGGCCCTGCGTCTCGACGCAAGCTTCCGCACCTTCGTCCAGGGCGACCTCTCCGTTGGCGAGTACTGccggaagatgaagaccatggcagACTCCCTCGGTGACCTTGGCTGGGCCGTGGAGGACCGCATCTTGGTCCTCAACGTCCTTCGCGGCCTCAACGAGCGATACAGCCACCTCCGCACCTGGATCACCCGGCAGCGGCCCTTTCCCACCTTCCTCCAGGTCCGTGACGACCTTGTCATGGAGGAGCTCACTCAGGGCATCACGCCTGG GTACTACTCCACCATGCCCTTCGCCGGCTCCGTGCTCCGGCTCGACGCCCTCCGGTGCGGCCCCTGA